In one Carassius carassius chromosome 12, fCarCar2.1, whole genome shotgun sequence genomic region, the following are encoded:
- the LOC132154991 gene encoding chromodomain Y-like protein isoform X2, translating into MEASSANGTANTQSGVMSSLGLPGKRRFEDRATFDKRLRVSVRQTESAYRYRDIVVKKQDGFTHILFSTKTSENNSLNPDVMKEVQSAMATAAADDSKLVLLSAVGNVFCFGLDFIYFIRRLTDDRKKESIKMAETIRTFVNTFIQFKKPIIAAVNGPAIGLGASILPLCDVIWANEKAWFQTPYTIFGQTPDACSSVTFPLIMGVASANEMLLSGRKLTAQEACAKGLVSQVMWPGTFTQEVMVRIKELVSCNSVVLRESKALVRNINRAALEQANERECEALKRVWGSPQGTDSILQYLQKKIDEF; encoded by the exons ATGGAGGCCTCGTCTGCAAATGGGACAGCCAATACTCAGAGTGGTGTGATGAGCAGCTTAGGGCTGCCAGGCAAAAGGCGTTTTGAGGACCGTGCAACCTTCGACAAGCGTCTGCGCGTCAGCGTTCGTCAAACTGAGAGTGCTTACCGCTACAGGGACATTGTAGTTAAGAAACAAGATGGTTTTACACACATTCTGTTTTCTACAAAGACCTCTGAGAACAACTCACTGAATCCTGAT GTCATGAAAGAGGTTCAGAGTGCCATGGCCACAGCTGCAGCTGATGACAGTAAACTTGTTCTATTGAGCGCCGTGGGAAACGTCTTCTGCTTTGGCCTCGACTTCATCTACTTTATTAGGCGGCTCACGGATGATAGGAAAAAAGAAAGCATCAAGATGGCAGAGACAATCAG AACTTTCGTCAACACATTCATCCAGTTCAAGAAGCCCATCATTGCTGCAGTGAATGGGCCTGCTATTGGGCTTGGAGCTTCTATCTTGCCTCTGTGTGATGTCATCTGGGCCAATGAGAAGGCTTGGTTCCAGACTCCTTACACAATCTTTGGCCAAACCCCAGACGCCTGCTCCTCTGTAACATTCCCTCTCATCATGGGAGTCGCCTCG GCTAATGAAATGCTACTGAGTGGGAGGAAGTTGACCGCTCAAGAGGCTTGTGCCAAAGGACTCGTGTCCCAGGTTATGTGGCCAGGGACCTTCACACAGGAAGTCATGGTCCGCATTAAGGAGCTAGTATCTTGTAATTCTGTT GTTCTACGTGAGTCCAAAGCACTGGTGAGGAACATTAACCGGGCCGCCCTGGAGCAGGCCAATGAGAGGGAATGTGAGGCACTTAAGAGGGTCTGGGGCTCTCCTCAGGGCACGGACTCCATACTCCAATATCTCCAGAAGAAAATCGATGAATTCTAA
- the LOC132154224 gene encoding LYR motif-containing protein 4-like, with the protein MKKKEINMASCNRAQVISLYRMLVKESKKFSSYNYRTYALRRVKDGFRENLHVDNPKTLDTLINQARENLAIIKRQASYASFVSYSSFRWPSLFCSKDSC; encoded by the exons ATGAAGAAGAAGGAAATCAACATGGCGTCGTGCAACAGGGCTCAAGTTATCTCACTCTACAGGATGCTTGTAAAAGAGAGTAAAAAATTCTCCTCATATAATTACAG AACATACGCACTTCGCAGAGTGAAAGATGGCTTCAGGGAGAACCTTCATGTTGACAACCCCAAAACACTGGATACACTCATAAATCAAGCTCGAGAGAATCTGGCGATCATCAAGAGACAGGCAAGCTATGCCAGCTTTGTTTCATATTCCA GTTTTCGTTGGCCATCTCTATTCTGCTCAAAGGACAGTTGTTGA
- the LOC132154991 gene encoding chromodomain Y-like protein isoform X1 — translation MMATEELYEVERIVGKRRNKKGKTEYLVRWRGYGFEGDTWEPENHLSSCVEFIHEFNRQRSEKQKDGTLLRSTRSSPSTAGGNTNINARKQISRPQQSSASPTTVKTSPPTPSTPSTKRLQPAQHSPHNSDVQQQKSKRSAGVSNIGSGTAVMSTVTDTAPAAALIAAPTVSVLRRSMDLAKSGIKILVPKSPMNSRTDTEESPSEAAHSLEQGGQEPDAVPPEVALLEKPIGAVRVPGEERARMGTRPRTQTTLLPPQIPITPSALRTLNGKGVTTLMEASSANGTANTQSGVMSSLGLPGKRRFEDRATFDKRLRVSVRQTESAYRYRDIVVKKQDGFTHILFSTKTSENNSLNPDVMKEVQSAMATAAADDSKLVLLSAVGNVFCFGLDFIYFIRRLTDDRKKESIKMAETIRTFVNTFIQFKKPIIAAVNGPAIGLGASILPLCDVIWANEKAWFQTPYTIFGQTPDACSSVTFPLIMGVASANEMLLSGRKLTAQEACAKGLVSQVMWPGTFTQEVMVRIKELVSCNSVVLRESKALVRNINRAALEQANERECEALKRVWGSPQGTDSILQYLQKKIDEF, via the exons ATGATGGCTACGGAGGAACTTTACGAG GTGGAGAGAATAGTAGGCAAACGTAGGAACAAAAAGGGCAAGACTGAGTATTTGGTCCGCTGGAGAGGCTACGGCTTTGAGGGAGACACCTGGGAGCCGGAGAATCACCTGTCCAGCTGTGTTGAGTTCATCCATGAATTTAATCGGCAACGCAGCGAAAAGCAGAAAGATGGAACTTTACTCCGTTCCACACGCAGCTCTCCCAGCACAGCCGGAGGCAACACTAACATCAATGCCCGCAAACAAATCAGCAGGCCTCAGCAGTCCTCAGCGAGTCCTACCACAGTGAAGACCTCTCCACCCACCCCGAGCACACCCTCCACAAAACGTCTTCAGCCAGCACAACATTCACCTCACAACAGCGATGTGCAGCAGCAGAAGAGTAAGCGTTCGGCTGGCGTGAGTAACATCGGCAGCGGCACTGCCGTGATGAGCACAGTCACTGACACGGCTCCGGCGGCAGCGCTGATAGCTGCTCCCACTGTGAGTGTGCTGCGGCGTAGTATGGACCTGGCTAAATCTGGCATCAAAATCCTAGTGCCAAAGAGCCCAATGAACAGCCGCACTGACACAGAGGAGTCTCCCAGTGAGGCGGCGCACAGTCTGGAGCAGGGAGGCCAAGAGCCAGATGCTGTGCCCCCTGAAGTAGCCTTGCTGGAGAAACCCATCGGAGCCGTACGTGTACCGGGAGAGGAGCGGGCTCGTATGGGTACAAGGCCTAGGACGCAAACAACCCTTCTGCCACCACAGATTCCCATTACCCCCTCTGCCCTCCGCACCTTAAACGGGAAAG GAGTGACTACCCTTATGGAGGCCTCGTCTGCAAATGGGACAGCCAATACTCAGAGTGGTGTGATGAGCAGCTTAGGGCTGCCAGGCAAAAGGCGTTTTGAGGACCGTGCAACCTTCGACAAGCGTCTGCGCGTCAGCGTTCGTCAAACTGAGAGTGCTTACCGCTACAGGGACATTGTAGTTAAGAAACAAGATGGTTTTACACACATTCTGTTTTCTACAAAGACCTCTGAGAACAACTCACTGAATCCTGAT GTCATGAAAGAGGTTCAGAGTGCCATGGCCACAGCTGCAGCTGATGACAGTAAACTTGTTCTATTGAGCGCCGTGGGAAACGTCTTCTGCTTTGGCCTCGACTTCATCTACTTTATTAGGCGGCTCACGGATGATAGGAAAAAAGAAAGCATCAAGATGGCAGAGACAATCAG AACTTTCGTCAACACATTCATCCAGTTCAAGAAGCCCATCATTGCTGCAGTGAATGGGCCTGCTATTGGGCTTGGAGCTTCTATCTTGCCTCTGTGTGATGTCATCTGGGCCAATGAGAAGGCTTGGTTCCAGACTCCTTACACAATCTTTGGCCAAACCCCAGACGCCTGCTCCTCTGTAACATTCCCTCTCATCATGGGAGTCGCCTCG GCTAATGAAATGCTACTGAGTGGGAGGAAGTTGACCGCTCAAGAGGCTTGTGCCAAAGGACTCGTGTCCCAGGTTATGTGGCCAGGGACCTTCACACAGGAAGTCATGGTCCGCATTAAGGAGCTAGTATCTTGTAATTCTGTT GTTCTACGTGAGTCCAAAGCACTGGTGAGGAACATTAACCGGGCCGCCCTGGAGCAGGCCAATGAGAGGGAATGTGAGGCACTTAAGAGGGTCTGGGGCTCTCCTCAGGGCACGGACTCCATACTCCAATATCTCCAGAAGAAAATCGATGAATTCTAA
- the rpp40 gene encoding ribonuclease P protein subunit p40: MLGWCHKNVNIAHIVVKMSPELEKCPRSLLVCEKSNFLNEKSRHDIHVSKHNFNYKISVLIPECGILPANISRVLDSFSPCYLVRDLPVYELLGETFLESLVKKGNFYALSYNTKIDEENSIALLSSGQLILSLDKDTYEQLGLEGRPSLYNHRKDMRFVVTLDLTDKSLTPGTKRYQRVLSSLKDRLPLRYDFLFTKYNTGADEDQTLNKLLSPYSYEEHKPAVTHHTLKELPCPTLYPSDIQGKTLSCDPHHFLEWLGAVNLDISCENAADSFLSTYVCPEPQSSVSQALLCTVTGFISPENVFVLLRELRQYFDEPMLTPWVSLTVHGFMDSPVSWGATEHGFLKGGENFYNFVCFKNQDYWLHMATGAHDGCPP, encoded by the exons ATGCTCGGTTGGtgtcataaaaatgtaaacattgcgCACATAGTTGTCAAAATGTCGCCAGAGCTGGAGAAGTGCCCGAGAAGTCTGTTGGTGTGCGAGAAATCAAACTTCTTGAATGAAAAGTCGAGGCATGACATCCACGTGTCGAAGCACAACTTTAATTACAAA ATCTCAGTGCTGATTCCTGAATGCGGGATCCTGCCCGCTAACATCAGCCGTGTCCTCGACAGCTTCAGCCCGTGTTACTTAGTGCGGGATCTGCCGGTTTATGAGCTGCTGGGAGAAACATTCCTCGAGTCTCTTGTGAAGAAGG GAAACTTCTATGCGCTATCATATAACACCAAGATTGATGAAGAAAATTCCATTGCACTTCTCTCCAGCG GTCAGTTGATTTTGTCTCTAGATAAAGACACTTATGAACAGCTTGGTTTGGAGGGACGTCCATCTCTATACAATCACAGAAAAGACATGAGATTTG TCGTGACTCTGGATCTCACTGACAAAAGCCTGACCCCGGGCACCAAACGATACCAGCGCGTTCTGTCAAGTTTAAAGGACAGACTACCACTCAGATATGACTTTCTTTTCACTAAATACAACACAG GCGCAGATGAAGATCAGACTCTTAACAAGCTGTTGTCTCCGTATTCATACGAGGAGCACAAGCCTGCTGTTACCCATCACACCCTGAAAGAACTACCCTGTCCCACACTTTACCCTTCAGATATACAAGGAAAGACTCTGTCGTGTGACCCACATCACTTCTTGGAGTGGCTTGGAGCAGTTAACCTGGACATCAGTTG TGAAAATGCTGCTGACAGTTTCCTGTCGACATATGTGTGTCCAGAGCCACAGAGCTCTGTCAGTCAGGCCTTGCTGTGCACCGTTACTGGCTTTATCTCACCTGAGAATGTGTTTGTGCTGCTGCGAGAACTCAG GCAGTATTTCGATGAACCGATGTTAACACCATGGGTTTCCCTCACGGTGCATGGATTCATGGATAGTCCTGTGTCGTGGGGAGCCACAGAGCATGGATTCCTTAAAGGTGGTGAAAACTTCTACAATTTTGTTTGCTTCAAGAATCAGGACTACTGGTTACACATGGCTACCGGAGCTCATGATGGCTGCCCTCCCTAA